In the genome of Levilactobacillus yonginensis, the window AATTCCTAGAACGGATCCAACTAATGAAATTCCATGTTTGTGTGACTGAATTAGAGCGATTATGTTTAGTACAATGCCGATCCAAGCCATAACATAGAAGAATGTTGCTACTGAGTCAGTAGATTGCAGTTTTAATTCCATTCTTAATTTTAATTGGGGTTATTTGTCTAGTTGTGGGGTTCTGGCATGATTTTAAAGACTTAACGGTCATTCAAAAAACCGGTATTATCTTGTGTGTAATTGGATACATCGTTCCGGTTGTGTTAAATTAGGTAATGAGAATTTTTCACTTAGGCTAAGGGTTAGTGTTCTGGTGCATGGTTATTGCGGAATGGAGAAGTAAATATGGCGAAAATAATGAAGATTATGGTTATGTTGTTGGTGCCACTTGGATTTATAACTACTGTAGGGGTAACAGCTCAAGCTAAAGCACAATCTACACCTAAATCTATACGAGGCACCTGGTATCAGTATAGAGGTAAAAATAAATTCTTTGTAATAGGCAAATTCTATAATTAATCCGAACAGAAATTAAAAAGCCCAAAGCAATCACTTACAATGGTAGTAGCTAATTCCAACCAATATAGGGAGTGATTACTTTGGGTACATCTACTTTATCACGTTTTCAACGTGGCGCACTAGCACAACTGGTCAATGAGGGGAATAAATCTTACCAAGTAATGGCTGACGCCTTAGGCGTCGCCAAAGCTACGATTAGCTATGAGTTGGACCGGGTTAAACCTTATGATCCAGAATTAGCTCAGCAAGATGCAGATCGCAAAAGGCGGAATTGCGGCCGTCGTTCGATGCTGACGGCAGCATTAGCGACTTTAATTACCAATCACTTACGATTAACCTGGTCACCAGAAACCATTGCGGCCGCTTATAACTTGAGCACTGCGTCAATTTATAATTGGCTTAATCGTGGCTGGCTCCCCTTCAAATTGACTGATCTACCCAATCGGAATGTCCGCCAGCACCGAGTGAGCGAAAATCGTGGGAAATTTACAAGTGGGACTTCCATCGAACAACGGCCAACAACTGTTAATCAACGGTTAGCTTTTGGTCATTGGGAAGTAGATACGGTGCTTTCTAGTCGAAGTGAGTCACGATCATGTCTGGTTACATTCGTAGAACGTAAGACCCGACTTCTATGGGCCATCAAAGCCCCTAATAGAACGGCTAAGGCTCTAAACACCGCCTTTGGCAAGTTTATGGGGGCCTTCGGTCCCCAAGTAAAATCCATTACTGTTGATCATGGTAAAGAGTTTGCCAATTATCAGGCCTTAGAACAGGATTATCAGATCAAAGTTTATTTTTGCCATCCATATTCACCATGGGAGCGAGGTTCCAATGAATATTTTAATAGACGGTTACGCTGGTTCTTCCCGAAAAAGACCAATTTTAGCCAAGTAACGACTGATGAGATCCTAGCAGCACTTGAACTAATTAATCAACGACCATTAAAAATACATCATCAACAGACTGCCATTGAAAGATTCCGGGCTTGTTCGGATTAAACTTGTAATTTGCCAATAAAAATTACGAAAAATAATGTGTATGTAAATAGTAAGTTGACGTATAGCACTAAGAAAAGTGGAGCAAATAAAATTTTTATCCAGAGCTTAAGTAAGAAAGTTACTCACGGCTCTGGGGTTAGTTACATTCTAAATGGTCATTATAAATATGAGTATCAAACGTTTGGAGAGTTTTGGTTATCGAAAGAAAAGATTTCGAATCGCAGAGTTTTAAAGAATTATCACCACATGGATCATTATAATGTGTTTACTAAAAATAAAATTAAACATAATTATTCTTACCACAAGGACAGCTTCAAAGATATTGGAAGATAACTACAAAAAAGCCATCTAAGAAGTTATTATGAGGGTATCTTCTTAGTTGGCTTTTTTACCTGAAAATTCCAATGGAATGTAGGAACGAAACTAATAGTAACACTGTGTCGATCGCTGAACAATAACAAATGGTATTGGTATTGCGCTTTTTTAAATTCTGTTGATAATTAAACAGTATGCTAGGTGGCAATATGATGGTAAATTTTATTGAATTCGTGTTTGGTTTTATAATTGATGCTATATCTTTTTCAATTCCAGACTTGCTTTTTGGACTTCCTAGAGTAAAACTACAGAAAAAAATTGCGATCAAGGCGAAAAAGCTTGGCTTATCTGCTGGTGATTTAAATAAGCTTGCTAATAAATTGCCATATACGATCACTGAGAAAAAGGGCGACTTTGATTTTTTTAATTGTTCTTATAGAGATTTAAAGAAGCTGTTAAATAAGATAAATACTAAATAAAGGGCCATTGAAAAGATAATTTTCAGTGGCTTTTTGCTTAGTATTTTTTGCCTTGCATATTAATTGGCCCCGACAATGTAGGTTTAACTTTCTTGCGTGGCATATTTTCCTTGTGACGTTTATACAGCAAGTAGAAGCATGTACCAGCAATGATCAGCAACGCGGGCCATGACGTAACAATCTTCCAGACGTCGATCAGTAGCATGATGCCTATGATCCACCATATCCACTGTGTGAAGAACTTGTATCCTGCCCATATAACTATGAGTGTTAGCAGTAAAAACATTGTGAGTGCCTCCTGTAACAGATAACTTCGATCATTAGTAGTCCATTCGCGTGATTTCAGGAGCTGACGTCAAATAATCATTAATGTGATCTAAGAAATTCTGAAAGTGGGGAGTTTCGTTGTGAGATTCGACTGCTTCTTGATCCTTCCAATGTTCGATTATTTCGTAATCGTTGTCGTTGAACAATGATTTAAAGTGACCGTAGAATTCATTACCAGCTTCCTTTGAAGAACAGACAACCAATTTGTTTACAAACGTTTCATACTGTGACGTCATTTCGGGTTTTACATGCAAAGCAACGTTAATAATTTTCATGAAATTACCTCCTATTGATTAATATAATAATACCGCTAATCCTGAGGACTAGCGGTATTATTGTTAAAATAACCGAATTATACAGGGTTAAGGTCTAGAGCGGCCTGTTAAACAATAATCTGATTTCATGCAATAATAACACTATGGTTATTATTTAGGCAAAATTGACTTTATTTGTTTGGCGCACATAAAAAACGTGTTAAAATACTTTTGGAGGTGATAATAATGACCACAGTAAAAGTCGATCTTAAACTAAGCGAGCAGTCAACTAAGCTACCTGATGGTTCAACTATCTATATATCTGATATGTATAGAGGCAGGCATTCAGATGTTGTGCACTTTAAATTTTTTAATAGCCCACACATGAATTTTTGCATTAACAAAGAAAGACTAGTTAACAACGCACACATAACGGCTCATGATCTTGCTAAGTATGAAGAATTCCTAATTAAATTGATTTAAGTTTTTTATAAAAGTCCAATTGATGTTGGTATCTTATAAAAGAGCTAAATTGCAGATTCCCTAATTAATCCGAACATAAAAGAGGCCACCTAAAAATAGCCTAGGCGGCCTCTTTTATATATCATTGTGCACATCATGAATGATAATAATTAACCTTCAAACACCATATCAGTCATAGATTTTTCTAATCTGTAAATGATTTCATGCTTTTCAATATAATTTATCCAGTTAGCACGGTGTTTACGTTGAGCAGATCCCATAGATGCACTAATTTTATTACGAATGCTGATAATGAATTGGTAGCGTCAAGAATCTTGTGTAAATGAAATGCCTTCGTACATATAATATGTATCTAACTTAAATAAATGATGCTTCCAAGGTGTCCTGGAGTCCTTTGAACCCTCGGTGGATCCGCTTCAGAGACTTCTCGTTATAAACATTAAACTGAGAAACCAGGAAGCGATCCAGTGAATCTTCCGTTGGAAATTGTTCTTTGTGGTGGGTGGTGCGCTTGAGATGCTTATTAAAGTTCTCAATCAGGTTAGTGGAGTATAGTGATTGCCGGATAGCTGGTGGAAAGTCCATGAAAGTGAGTAAATTCGGCATTTTAAGCAGATCTTTGATTAATTTGGGATAGGTCTGATGCCAGTTGTTGGCGAACTCATTCAGTTTCAGTTCGGCTGCTTCACGGTTGGCGGCCCGATGAACTTGTTTAAAGTCACTGATCACGGCCTTGCGGTCTTTTACGCGAACTTTGTTCATCAGATTCCGCCCAACATGAACCAGGCAACGTTGTCGTTTGGCTTTAGGGAAATGCCGATTCAAGCCTTCATCCAAACCAACTAACCCATCGGCCACAAACAACAGCACATCTTTAACGCCCTGCTTGATCAAGGTTCCCAGCAGTTCAGTCCAGATTCCAGTCGATTCCGTTGGCGCCACTTGGTAGTTCAGCACTTCTTTCGTACCATCTGGACGAATGCCAATCGCAATATGAACGGCTTCTTTTTGAACGGTATCCCGCTTTAACGGCAAGTAAGTGGCATCTAAGAAGATGGCCGCATATTGTGAAGCCAGTCGACGTTGCTGGAAAGCTTGAACCTGTTCATTGACGGCTTTAGTCATGTTGGAAACCGTGGCTTTGGAGTAGTGAGCACCGTACATTTTCTCAATGAGTTCGGCAATTTCAGCAGTGGTAATTCCCTTGGTATACAACTGAATGACCGTTGTTTCTAAATTATCACTGTGCCGACCGTAGGCTGGCAAGGTGTGATTTTCAAACCGGCCATTGCGATCTCGAGGAATGGTTAAGTTAAGTTGGCCGTACTTCGTATCAAACGAGCGCTCATAACTGCCGTTGCGGTTATTACCAGTGTTAATCCCAGCGTATGAGTAGCGTTCGTAACCCAAAAACTCTGCC includes:
- a CDS encoding IS30-like element ISLsa1 family transposase; protein product: MGTSTLSRFQRGALAQLVNEGNKSYQVMADALGVAKATISYELDRVKPYDPELAQQDADRKRRNCGRRSMLTAALATLITNHLRLTWSPETIAAAYNLSTASIYNWLNRGWLPFKLTDLPNRNVRQHRVSENRGKFTSGTSIEQRPTTVNQRLAFGHWEVDTVLSSRSESRSCLVTFVERKTRLLWAIKAPNRTAKALNTAFGKFMGAFGPQVKSITVDHGKEFANYQALEQDYQIKVYFCHPYSPWERGSNEYFNRRLRWFFPKKTNFSQVTTDEILAALELINQRPLKIHHQQTAIERFRACSD
- a CDS encoding putative quinol monooxygenase, whose amino-acid sequence is MKIINVALHVKPEMTSQYETFVNKLVVCSSKEAGNEFYGHFKSLFNDNDYEIIEHWKDQEAVESHNETPHFQNFLDHINDYLTSAPEITRMDY
- a CDS encoding IS256-like element IS1310 family transposase; translated protein: MNELTTEIIAALAQKQDLDEVFRHHLEIAINQLLQTELAEFLGYERYSYAGINTGNNRNGSYERSFDTKYGQLNLTIPRDRNGRFENHTLPAYGRHSDNLETTVIQLYTKGITTAEIAELIEKMYGAHYSKATVSNMTKAVNEQVQAFQQRRLASQYAAIFLDATYLPLKRDTVQKEAVHIAIGIRPDGTKEVLNYQVAPTESTGIWTELLGTLIKQGVKDVLLFVADGLVGLDEGLNRHFPKAKRQRCLVHVGRNLMNKVRVKDRKAVISDFKQVHRAANREAAELKLNEFANNWHQTYPKLIKDLLKMPNLLTFMDFPPAIRQSLYSTNLIENFNKHLKRTTHHKEQFPTEDSLDRFLVSQFNVYNEKSLKRIHRGFKGLQDTLEASFI